Below is a window of Halococcus hamelinensis 100A6 DNA.
CTGGTCTGCACCCCGAACCGCCACGAACTCGCCGAGATGGGCGGGCCCGACGTCGACGACCTCGCGGCCCACGCCGACGAGATCGAGGCCTTCGCCGCCGACCTCGGCCACATCGTGCTCGCGAAGGCGAAGGACGACGTGATCAGTAATGGAAAGCGAACCCGGATCTCGCGGGTCGGGACCCCCGGCATGACCGTCGGCGGTACCGGCGACCTGCTCGCGGGGATCACGGCCGCCCAGCTCGGCACTCGCGAGGCGTTCGACGCCGCCTGCGTCGCCCCCTACGTCAACGGCCGGGCCGCGGAGGCGCTCGACCGCGGGAGCGGTCTCATGGCTTCGGACCTCCTCGATGCGATCCCCGAGGCGATGCGGGTCGACCGATGACCGACGCCGAGCGCGACGACCGAACGGACCGACTGACCCACACCACGAGCGAGGGCGACGCGGCGATGGTCGACGTCGGCGCGAAACCCGACACCGCCCGGCGGGCGGTCGCACGGGGAACGATCCACCTCCGCGAATCCACTGTCGAGGCGGTCCGTGCCGACGAGATCGAGAAGGGGGACGTCCTCACGACCGCGCGGATCGCCGCGATCGACGCCGTGAAACACACCTGGGAGACGATCCCGCTCTGCCATCAGATCCCGGTCACGAACGTCGACACCGAGTTCGGCGTCGGCGACGACCGCGTGACGCTGACCGTCGCGGTCGAGACCACCGGGAAGACCGGCTGTGAGATGGAGGCGCTCCAGGGCGTGACGACCGGGTTGAATACCGTGTGGGACATGACGAAGGCCGCCGAGAAGGACGAGGGTGGGGCGTATCCGGCCACCGCCATCGAGGACGTACGGGTCGTCGAGAAGACGAAACGCGAGCTATGATTCGACCGGAACGGCGAGGTCGGCGGCCTTGTTTCGCGACCGTTCGACCACCGACGGTCGCGCCGCGAACGACACCGTGACCTGGTCGCCGGCGTCGGTGTAGGAGACGTCCTCGACCTCGGCGTGGTCGTGGATCCACGAGACTACGCCCATCGTGTCGTCGGCCATCGGCATGACGAGACGTTCGCGCTCGTAGGCCGGTAGCCCCTCCTCGATCCGCTCGACGAGGTCCTCGATGTCCGTGCCCGCGGCGGCGCTCACGGCCACCGGGTTCGGCGCGAGCGTCGAGAGCGCCTCGCGCTTCTCCTGGAGCGTCGCCTCGTCCACGAGGTCGGTCTTGTTGAGCACGGTGACGATCGGAGCCTCGTTTCGCTCGTAGAGCGTGTCGTGGGCGGTGACGAGTTTCTCGCGCATCCGCTCGACCGACTCGCTCGCGTCCACGACGAGGAGGACGAGGTCGGCGCGGTAGACCGAATCCAACGTGGACTTGAACGATTCGACCAGCCAGTGTGGGAGGTCGGAGATGAACCCGACCGTGTCGGTCACCAGTACGGGTCTGTCCATCGCGGCGCGGCGGGTGGTGGTCCCGAGCGTGGTGAACAGCTTGTCCTGGGATTCGGCGGTGGGGTCGAGGTCCGGGTGGAGCCCCTCGTTCTCGTCGACCTCGACGTCCGCCGCCAGCCGCCGGAGGAGGCTCGATTTCCCGGCGTTGGTGTAGCCCGCGAGCGCCACGAGGTCGAACCCCGACTCCCGGCGCTGTTCGCGACGGTGCTCCTCGGTCGCCTCGATCGTCTCCAGCTCGTCGCTGATGGCGCTTATCTGGGCTTTGATGTCCTGTTCGCGCGACTCGTCGTACTCCCCGAGCCCCATGAACCCCGGGCGCTCCTCGCGCCGTGCGAGGCTGACCTTCGCCTCGACCCGCGGGAGCTCGTAGCGGAGCTCGGCGAGTTCGACCTGAAGCTGGGCTTTCTTGGTTCGAGCGCGCTGGCCGAAGATCTCGAGGATCAGGCGGAACCGGTCCATCACCGCCGTGTCGGCGGGGAGTTTCCGTCCCAGGTTGTAGGTCTGGTACGGGCCGAGCCGATTGTCGAAGATCACCGTGTTCGCGCCGGTTTCGGCGACGAGTTCGGCGAGCTCGCCGACCTTCCCCTCCCCGAGATGTAACGCGGCGTCCTCGGTTCTGGTCTGGGTGAGCGTTCCGACGACCTCATAGCCCGCTGCCCGCGCGAGGTCCCGTATCTCACCGATGTCGGCGCTCCCGGAATCGACCCGCTTTGCGATGATGGCATTCATGTCGTTCGGTCGACGCGTCGCGTCGATCGTCCCGAGTTACGTGGCCGAGCGTCTTGAATCCCGGGTGCGTTCTCGAACCGTGTCGGAGACGCGTCCGTATCGGGTGCGGTCGGTGCCGTGGCGCGCGGGCGCGTCGGTGTGAGTGACATCGCCCGAAAGGCGCGAAGCGCCTTTCGTGACGGCGAGAGAGCTTCGCTCTCTCGAATGACTTCGTGTCTTCCGAGCTGCTCGAAAACGCTTCGCGTTTTCGGCATCGCGAAACGCCTTCGGCGTTTCGAACGACTTCGTTCGTTGCACTCAGCAAGACAGGTTTTTGCGAGGACCCTGAGCGAGCGCAGCGAGCGAATGGGGACGAGAAAAAAGTGGGGTCGTCTACTGCGTCCGGACTTCGTCCTCGTCGCGGACCTTCTTGACTTCGCCCTCGCCCCCCGACTGCTCGCTCACGAGTTCGTAGAAGTCGTTCTGGAGGCCCGCCGGGAACTCCACGACCCCGATCCACGAGCCGTCGTTCTGCCACTCCTCGCGAACCAGGTCGCCGAACTGGCGGATCTGGGCCTGGGCGCTGCCGGCGTGGTCGGCGGGGATCTGGGCCGCCATCGTGACCTCCTCGAATCGGATCGGGATCACCGGCCTGAGCGCATCGAGCGCGTCGTCGACCTGGTTCTCCACTGTGTCCATCGGGTCGATACGGAAGTCGGTCTCCTCCAACGCGGACTCGATCCGGTCGGGCGGGTGGGGCGCGCCGTCCATCTGGGGGTTGATCGCGTTGCGCGCGATGACGTTGATGAGCTGGCGGCGCTTCTGTTCTTGCATCTCGCGGCGCTGGTCGGCCGTGATCTGGATCTCGCCCTCGCGGATGACCTCCGGAATGATATCGAGGGGTTCGGTGGTGCCGAAGACGTCCTCGACGTCGGATTCGGCGGGGCGATCGCCCCTCGAAGCGTCCTCGAAGACGTCCTCGGCCGCGATCACGTCCTCCAGTTCACCCTCGAACTCGCCGCGCCTGATGGCGAGCGCCGCGTCCGGGTCGACCAGCACCTCGAACCGCGCGCCGTGGGATTCGAGGCGCGCCGTCACCGCCTCGTCAAGCGATATCATACCCGACGTATCGGGCCGGACGCACAAGTCGCTTCCCTCTTCGTCGGGCCATCCGACGGGAGCCGAGGCTCACGGTCGTGTTAGGGACGCCGCGAAGACCGGGTGGGGGAGTTACTCCTCGTCGGTCTCGTCGGTCTCGAGGAGGTCGTACTCCGAGAGGTAGGACTCGATCTCGTCGTCGGGGAGTTCGCGGAACTGCTCGGTCTCGACGTCGACGGTGGCGACGCCGATCTCGGCGGCGGCGAAGGCGTCCTCGCCGGCGACCGAGAGGGTTTCGAGCGCGAGCCCGATGCCCCCGTCGAGGTCCATGTCGTCGCGGTACTCGTCTTCGAGGTGTTCGAGCATCTCGGAGCGGCCCGACCCGACCGCGAGGGCCTGCCACTCGCTCGGTACACCCGAGGGGTCGGTCTCGAAGAGGCGGGGTTCGCCGTCCTCGATCCCGCCGACGATCAGCGCGACGCCGAACGGGCGCGCGCCGCCGACCTGGGTGTACTGCTGGATGTGGTCGGTGACGTCCTTCGTGAGGGTCTCGACACCGATCTGCTCGCCGTAGCGGAGCTGGTTGATCTGGGCTTGCTGGCGAGCGAAGTCGATGAGCTGGCGGGCGTCGGCGACGTGGCCCGCGCTGGCGATTCCGATGTGGTCGTCGGCCTTGTGGATCTTCTCGACGCTCTCGCGCTCGACCAGCGGCGACTGGTAGCGTTTGTCGACGGCGAACACCACGCCGTCGGTGGTCTTGACGCCGATGCTCGCGGTGCCGCGTTTCACCGCCTCGCGGGCGTACTCGACCTGGTAGAGCCGCCCGTCCGGTGAGAAGATCGTTATCCCACGGTCGTAGGCCTGCTGTTGGGCTTGTCCCTGCATAGTTTCAGATATCGAGTGACGTCGCCCCCACGAACCCGTCTTCCAGTCGGACGTCGACTCGTCCGCCCCGCACGAAGGCGGGACGCCGTACGTCCGCGAACGCGACGTTTCTCTTGTCCGCTTTTAATAACGCGCGACCTTTATACCTTTCTTCACAGGCACGTATCGTGCCGCTCGTTCCCAGGATTTCGAGGGCTACCGGCGCTCCGTCGACCGAATCGACACACGTCAACGCGGCCCGTGCCCGCTCGACCTCGCCGCGCCGGACGCGCACCATCGCCCAGCCCCGGCCGCCCTCGAACGAGAAGTCGATCACCTGTAGGTCGGCGTCGGCACCGCCCGGGTCCCCGAGGAGGTTCTGGGCGGCGTACCAGCACTCGCGCTGGAGGTCGCGCCGCCCGAACCCGGCGTCGGGCCAGGACTCGATGGCGACCCCGAGATACCGCCGTCGGGGCCGGAGGTGTTTCGGGAGGTGTTTCATTCCTGCCGGGCCGTCCCCGCCCGCCCGCCGGCGCGTTCGGCCACCAACACTCCGACCTGGTCGTGGACGCGCTCGACCGCCGTGAGTGAAAAGCCCGCGTCCGTCAGCGCGTCGGCCAGGGCTCCCACCGTCGCGGGGTCGTCGACCTCGGGCGAGTAGAACGGTTCGTCGGGGTCCGGGCCGTCGAAGAACATCACGTCGCCCAGCACGAACTTCCGCGGCCCGAGGTCGCCGATGGTGGCGATCGCCTCGCGCTTCTCGTCGTTCGCGAGGTGGTGCATCGCGAAGTTCGAGACCACGATGTCGACCGGTTCGTCGACGTTGGGCTCCCGAAAGCGTCCCGTCTCGAACGCGACGTTCTCGATGCCCGCCTCGTCGGCTTTTCGCTGGGCTTCGTCCATCATCCCCTCCGAGATGTCGCGACCGAGGACGCGCTTCGCGTCGGGCGCGAGCGCGAGCCCGATCGCCCCGGTCCCCATCCCGAGGTCGAGCACGACGTCCTCGGCACTGGGCGCGGCGTGTTCGATCACTAACGAGGCGGCGGCACGGTACGCCTCGCTGTCCTGGCTCTCGTCGTAGTCGGCGGCGTGGTCGTCGAACCGGCTAGCGTGTTCTTCGATCGTCTTCTTCATACCTGCCCCGTCTGACCCCAGGCTCAATGAACGCCTCGCTCATGACCTCGCGGTTGCGGTCCACGAGCCGACCCCACTCCGCGAGCCCGGCTTCGATCTCCGCCTCGGTGAACCCGACGACCTCCCCGAGCGCACCGAGGGCGCGCGGTCCGCGGAGTTCGAGGTGGCTCCCGGGCGTGGCGCTCACCACGTAGGGCGCGTCGTACTGGAAGACGATCTCCCGGAGCTTTCTGAGGTCCGCGAGCGCCTGGACCCGGCGGCCGCCGTGGAGCCGGCAGACCCGCCCGAGGTCGAACTCGAACCGGACGCCGTTGCGTTTCGCCGCCCGCGCGAGGACGTGGTTCACGTCGCCGTCGGCCATCGGGCGCGAGAGCACGTCGACCTGGGGCTCCTCGCACGCGAACCGGTTCAGGTCGCGCGACCCGCGAACCAGCACGAGGGTCCGGTCGTCACGGACCGCCGTGATCCGCGCGCTCGCCGCCGACCGGTCCCCGGCCCGGATTTCGACGGCGTCGGCCACGTCGATATCGTACTCGTCGGCGATCGTCTCGTGGTTCGGCCCCTCCCCGTCGAGGCTCGCCTCGGCCGCGTTGCGAACGACGACCCCCGAGTATCCCCGGTCGGCGGCGCTCAGCGCGAATCGGGCGGCGGTGCTCTCGCCCGCCGGATACGCGGTGACCGCCTCGTAGGGCCCCACGAGCTACGACCGCGCTTCGAGCGCGTCGGTCGCGTTCTCGACCGCCCGTTCCTTCTTCGCGGGGTAGGCCTCGACCTTCGCGCGGAGTTCGAGCCCCTCGCCGCGTTCCACCTGTTCTTTGAACGCGGCCTGCTTGTCGAGGCGGAGGAAGAGCGAGCAGTTGTCGTCGATCCGTTCGTCGAGTTCCGCCGCGATGTCGTCGAGGTCGATGTCGGCGAGAACGTCGAGCACGTGGCGCACCGCGTCGGCGTTCTCGACGCGGGCCGAGAGCACCAAGATTCGGTCGCCGTGAAAGCCCTCGTTCTCGACCCGCTCGACCTCGAACCCCTCGGGCAGGAAGGTCCGGAGCGCGCGCTCGACCCGGAGTTCGTCCTCGGTGGCGTAGCAGAAGGCGCGTAGGTCGACGTAGTGGAAGGGAACGCTGGCCATCTCTCGATCAGTCTCTGGACCGCTCTCAGTCCTCGGTGGCTTCCAGGGAGTCCTCGGGGACGCCCGACTCCTGGCCCTCCTCGAAGTTCACGGTGTAGGTCGCGTCGCCGAACATCGTCTCCATGACCTGCGTGACCGTCCCCGTCTCGCCGTCGTACTCGCTGTGGTCGTCGTGGAGGACCACCTCGTCGTCTTCCTCGAAGCTCATACCCACCCTATCCGATGCCTGAATAAAAACCCACTTCTTCTCCGCGACGAGACGGCGACGCGCCCTCGAACCACACGACTCCTCGCACGACAACCCGCCCCCGCTCCGCCGAAGCCACCCCGCGGCCGTACCGCCGACAGCCGGCGGCGGAGTGATGTTCGCTCACTGCGGCTCACGGCTTCCTGCGGTCGCCGTTCGCCTCGTGGTCGTTCGAGAGAGCTTTGCTCTCTCGTGATCGTCAAAAGAGTCTCCGACTCTTTTGGACCTCGCGGAGCTTCGCTCCGCTCAGTGACGAAAATCGGAGATTTTGAACCNCGTGATCGTCAAAAGAGTCTCCGACTCTTTTGGACCTCGCGGAGCTTCGCTCCGCTCAGTGACGAAAATCGGAGATTTTGAACCACCTCTCGGTGGTCGGTCACGCTCCGTTCCCCGTTCGCATCGAGGTTCTCCCTCCGGTCGAACCTCGCGCGGAGCGCGAGCGGCGGTTTTTAGTCCACCGGAAGACGCGAAGCGTCTTCCGAGCCTTGCTTCGTTGCACTCAGCAAGACGGGTTTTTGCAAGCGGGGGTCAAGCGAGCGCAGCGAGCGCGACCCCCCGCAGTAAAAAAGTGGGAGAATACAAGTCGATCGCTGGCCAATCCCTCAGTATGGCCGAAACCGAACTCGCCGAGCGCGAATGTGTCGCCTGCACCAGCGACGACGACCCGCTGACGGGCGAAGAACTCGAAGCGTTCTCCGAGGGGATCGACGGTGACGTCTGGGAAGTCGTGGACGAACACCACCTCGAAGGCACCTACGAGTTCGAGGACTTCCGCGACGCGCTCGAATTCACCTACGAGGTGGGCGAACTCGCCGAGGAGGAGTGGCACCACCCCGACCTCCACCTCTCGTACGGCGAGGTCGTCGTCGAGATGTGGACCCACAAGATCGACGGCCTCTTCGAGACCGACTTCGTCATGGCCGCCCGGATGGACCGGATCCACGACGACTACGAACCCGAGAAATGACGGACCGAAGTCTCGAACGGTGGCACGACGCCGCCACCGTCGGTATCGGGATCGCGGTCGGCATCGGTCTCCGACGGTGGAAGGGCGACGCGTTCGAGTCGAACCTCAGAACGCAACTCGCGATGCAGGTCGGTCTCGCCGTCGGCTACTTCCTCGTCGCCGACCAGTCGACGGACGAACCGGACGCCGTCGAATGACCCCCGCCGTCGCACGTCATCACCGCCGGCCACGGGATCGATCCGCATGAACGAGACCCGCCGCCGCGTTCTCGACGCCATCGCCGACGAACCCGTCTCGGGTCCGGAGCTCGCGACCTCCCTCGGGGTCTCGCGTGCGGCCGTCTGGAAGCACATCGAGGCGCTCCGCGAGGCCGGCTTCACGATCGAGGGCGATGGCGGCTACCGGCTCGTCGGGGTTCCGGAGTACGGTGGCCCCGCGATCGAGTACGGCCTCGATGCTCCCTTCGAGGTCGAATACCACGATAGCCTGTCGAGCACCAACGCTCGCGCGCGCGAACTCGCCGAAGCGGGCGAGACCGACCGCGCCGTGGTCGCGAACGAACAGACCGGCGGTCGCGGTCGGCTCGACAGGGAGTGGGTCTCACCCCCGGGTGGAATCTGGTGTAGCGTGCTCACCCGGCCCGCCCTCCCGCCGGCCCACGTCCCGATCCTGACCCTCGCGGCGGCGGTCGCGGCGGTCGAGACTGCCCGCGAGGCCGGTGTTGACGCTGGTATCAAGTGGCCGAACGACGTTCTCGTCCCCACCGGGACGAGAGCCAGTCGGACGGAGTCCGACGACGTTCCCACGAACGACGGCGAGCAGAAGCTCGTCGGCATCCTGACCGA
It encodes the following:
- the psmA gene encoding archaeal proteasome endopeptidase complex subunit alpha, whose amino-acid sequence is MQGQAQQQAYDRGITIFSPDGRLYQVEYAREAVKRGTASIGVKTTDGVVFAVDKRYQSPLVERESVEKIHKADDHIGIASAGHVADARQLIDFARQQAQINQLRYGEQIGVETLTKDVTDHIQQYTQVGGARPFGVALIVGGIEDGEPRLFETDPSGVPSEWQALAVGSGRSEMLEHLEDEYRDDMDLDGGIGLALETLSVAGEDAFAAAEIGVATVDVETEQFRELPDDEIESYLSEYDLLETDETDEE
- the hflX gene encoding GTPase HflX, whose protein sequence is MNAIIAKRVDSGSADIGEIRDLARAAGYEVVGTLTQTRTEDAALHLGEGKVGELAELVAETGANTVIFDNRLGPYQTYNLGRKLPADTAVMDRFRLILEIFGQRARTKKAQLQVELAELRYELPRVEAKVSLARREERPGFMGLGEYDESREQDIKAQISAISDELETIEATEEHRREQRRESGFDLVALAGYTNAGKSSLLRRLAADVEVDENEGLHPDLDPTAESQDKLFTTLGTTTRRAAMDRPVLVTDTVGFISDLPHWLVESFKSTLDSVYRADLVLLVVDASESVERMREKLVTAHDTLYERNEAPIVTVLNKTDLVDEATLQEKREALSTLAPNPVAVSAAAGTDIEDLVERIEEGLPAYERERLVMPMADDTMGVVSWIHDHAEVEDVSYTDAGDQVTVSFAARPSVVERSRNKAADLAVPVES
- a CDS encoding RNase P subunit p30 family protein encodes the protein MGPYEAVTAYPAGESTAARFALSAADRGYSGVVVRNAAEASLDGEGPNHETIADEYDIDVADAVEIRAGDRSAASARITAVRDDRTLVLVRGSRDLNRFACEEPQVDVLSRPMADGDVNHVLARAAKRNGVRFEFDLGRVCRLHGGRRVQALADLRKLREIVFQYDAPYVVSATPGSHLELRGPRALGALGEVVGFTEAEIEAGLAEWGRLVDRNREVMSEAFIEPGVRRGRYEEDDRRTR
- a CDS encoding RNA-binding protein; protein product: MASVPFHYVDLRAFCYATEDELRVERALRTFLPEGFEVERVENEGFHGDRILVLSARVENADAVRHVLDVLADIDLDDIAAELDERIDDNCSLFLRLDKQAAFKEQVERGEGLELRAKVEAYPAKKERAVENATDALEARS
- a CDS encoding ribosome assembly factor SBDS — protein: MISLDEAVTARLESHGARFEVLVDPDAALAIRRGEFEGELEDVIAAEDVFEDASRGDRPAESDVEDVFGTTEPLDIIPEVIREGEIQITADQRREMQEQKRRQLINVIARNAINPQMDGAPHPPDRIESALEETDFRIDPMDTVENQVDDALDALRPVIPIRFEEVTMAAQIPADHAGSAQAQIRQFGDLVREEWQNDGSWIGVVEFPAGLQNDFYELVSEQSGGEGEVKKVRDEDEVRTQ
- a CDS encoding Rpp14/Pop5 family protein — protein: MKHLPKHLRPRRRYLGVAIESWPDAGFGRRDLQRECWYAAQNLLGDPGGADADLQVIDFSFEGGRGWAMVRVRRGEVERARAALTCVDSVDGAPVALEILGTSGTIRACEERYKGRALLKADKRNVAFADVRRPAFVRGGRVDVRLEDGFVGATSLDI
- a CDS encoding biotin--[acetyl-CoA-carboxylase] ligase; translated protein: MNETRRRVLDAIADEPVSGPELATSLGVSRAAVWKHIEALREAGFTIEGDGGYRLVGVPEYGGPAIEYGLDAPFEVEYHDSLSSTNARARELAEAGETDRAVVANEQTGGRGRLDREWVSPPGGIWCSVLTRPALPPAHVPILTLAAAVAAVETAREAGVDAGIKWPNDVLVPTGTRASRTESDDVPTNDGEQKLVGILTEMEGEADRVSWVVVGIGVNVRAEGLPAGGTGLLAHTDDLDRRAFVQRLLKRFDGLRGEPETVLSAWREHTLTLGRRVRVETPGGEVVGEAVDVEFPGSLVVETDEGTRRVHAGDCEHLRSV
- a CDS encoding class I SAM-dependent methyltransferase; its protein translation is MKKTIEEHASRFDDHAADYDESQDSEAYRAAASLVIEHAAPSAEDVVLDLGMGTGAIGLALAPDAKRVLGRDISEGMMDEAQRKADEAGIENVAFETGRFREPNVDEPVDIVVSNFAMHHLANDEKREAIATIGDLGPRKFVLGDVMFFDGPDPDEPFYSPEVDDPATVGALADALTDAGFSLTAVERVHDQVGVLVAERAGGRAGTARQE
- the moaC gene encoding cyclic pyranopterin monophosphate synthase MoaC, with amino-acid sequence MTDAERDDRTDRLTHTTSEGDAAMVDVGAKPDTARRAVARGTIHLRESTVEAVRADEIEKGDVLTTARIAAIDAVKHTWETIPLCHQIPVTNVDTEFGVGDDRVTLTVAVETTGKTGCEMEALQGVTTGLNTVWDMTKAAEKDEGGAYPATAIEDVRVVEKTKREL
- a CDS encoding 4a-hydroxytetrahydrobiopterin dehydratase; translated protein: MAETELAERECVACTSDDDPLTGEELEAFSEGIDGDVWEVVDEHHLEGTYEFEDFRDALEFTYEVGELAEEEWHHPDLHLSYGEVVVEMWTHKIDGLFETDFVMAARMDRIHDDYEPEK